The Candidatus Aminicenantes bacterium genome segment CCTTCCCGGCCGGAAGCTGCAACCTGAATATTTTGACGATTGCTTTGACTTTTGGACTTGCCATGGGCATTTTCTCCTAAATTTTTTCAACCTGCAAATAATCCAAATCGACTGGGGTCGCCCGGCCAAAAATGGTCACGATCACCTTCAACATGTTTTTTTCTTCGTTGACCGCATCCACGATGCCGTTGAAGTTGATGAACGGGCCGTCGATGATCTTCACCGCTTCGCCGATATCGAAATGATACCTGGGTTTGGGGGTTTCCTGGGTAGTTTCAATGTGCTTTAAGATAGTGGCCACTTCCT includes the following:
- the nusG gene encoding transcription termination/antitermination protein NusG; translated protein: QSQIGEIVIPKENVVEIKSGKKVVSEKRSFPGYILVNMEMNDKNWYFVRNTPKVTGFVGAGKKPKPLSAKEVATILKHIETTQETPKPRYHFDIGEAVKIIDGPFINFNGIVDAVNEEKNMLKVIVTIFGRATPVDLDYLQVEKI